In Dyadobacter subterraneus, a single genomic region encodes these proteins:
- a CDS encoding SusD/RagB family nutrient-binding outer membrane lipoprotein codes for MKNISTCLLILIFLAFTGQSCTDDFEEINTNPNSPVEAPITNVLGYVLTDFATNYFGVLGDMNEPSTYSGHLGKLQYIDDSRYMFTSMNINTLWTVIYRDLKNAQAIIDQADKTGSKNMKATGLTLQAFILQIATDRWRDIPFTEAFKGDAGFITPKYDTQETIYPAIITQLKTAADLFAAGGTDVLGEGDLLYGGDVKKWQKLCNSLRLRVAIRISNVSPATAKPIIEEIAAAPATYPVLAANTDNAFLKWTGSSPYIEPWNSNFMTRDDHGPSNILINSLKQLKDPRLAVYAKPAPSDGEYRGVEIGPPTSPVISNYSRIGVKFREDPTGFSPMMRYSEVLFILAEAAQKGWNTGSSTAETLYNNGVTASLNENGITDASVISTYLAGSDVKWDNTTTKLYTQKWLSLYKNGNEAWAESRRTDIPLMPAATGSPFTGHTRPPFRYPYPPTETTLNAGNSASFIAEIKDNFWGKKMWWDTRTVSN; via the coding sequence ATGAAAAATATATCAACCTGTTTACTAATCCTCATTTTCCTGGCATTTACCGGACAATCATGTACCGACGATTTTGAGGAAATAAATACAAATCCTAACAGTCCTGTTGAAGCTCCTATTACTAATGTGCTGGGTTATGTGCTTACCGATTTCGCCACAAATTATTTCGGCGTTCTGGGTGATATGAACGAACCTTCAACATATTCCGGACATTTGGGAAAATTGCAATACATCGATGATTCCCGGTATATGTTTACTTCAATGAACATCAACACATTATGGACCGTGATTTACCGCGACCTGAAAAATGCCCAGGCAATTATCGACCAGGCGGACAAAACAGGTTCAAAAAACATGAAAGCAACGGGTCTGACATTGCAGGCTTTCATTTTGCAGATTGCGACGGACCGTTGGAGAGACATTCCATTTACAGAAGCTTTTAAAGGTGACGCTGGTTTTATTACCCCGAAATATGATACGCAGGAAACCATTTATCCTGCGATTATCACTCAATTAAAGACCGCTGCCGATTTATTTGCAGCAGGCGGAACGGATGTTTTGGGCGAAGGAGATTTGCTTTATGGTGGCGATGTAAAAAAATGGCAAAAACTTTGCAACTCATTGAGACTGCGTGTTGCGATCAGGATTTCGAATGTTAGTCCTGCTACTGCCAAACCAATTATTGAAGAAATCGCCGCAGCTCCTGCTACCTATCCGGTACTGGCCGCGAATACCGACAATGCTTTCCTGAAATGGACTGGATCTAGTCCTTACATTGAACCCTGGAACTCCAACTTCATGACCCGCGACGATCATGGCCCAAGTAATATTCTGATCAATTCTCTTAAACAGCTAAAAGATCCGCGATTGGCAGTTTATGCCAAACCGGCACCAAGCGACGGCGAATACAGAGGTGTGGAAATTGGCCCGCCAACTTCACCGGTAATTTCTAATTATTCCAGGATCGGCGTGAAATTCCGCGAAGACCCAACAGGATTTTCTCCGATGATGCGTTACAGCGAAGTGCTTTTCATCCTGGCCGAAGCTGCACAAAAAGGCTGGAATACGGGTTCAAGTACTGCCGAAACTTTATACAATAACGGCGTTACCGCTTCCTTGAATGAAAACGGGATTACCGATGCTTCCGTCATCAGCACGTACCTTGCGGGTTCTGATGTAAAATGGGATAACACAACAACAAAACTGTACACTCAAAAATGGCTGTCTCTTTACAAAAACGGCAACGAGGCTTGGGCTGAGTCCCGACGCACTGACATTCCTTTGATGCCGGCTGCGACAGGATCACCTTTCACAGGTCATACCCGCCCGCCATTCCGTTACCCTTATCCACCAACAGAAACCACTTTAAATGCAGGTAACAGCGCATCATTTATTGCAGAAATAAAAGACAATTTCTGGGGTAAAAAAATGTGGTGGGATACACGTACGGTGTCAAACTAA